In Nomascus leucogenys isolate Asia chromosome 11, Asia_NLE_v1, whole genome shotgun sequence, the following proteins share a genomic window:
- the RAP2B gene encoding ras-related protein Rap-2b, which produces MREYKVVVLGSGGVGKSALTVQFVTGSFIEKYDPTIEDFYRKEIEVDSSPSVLEILDTAGTEQFASMRDLYIKNGQGFILVYSLVNQQSFQDIKPMRDQIIRVKRYERVPMILVGNKVDLEGEREVSYGEGKALAEEWSCPFMETSAKNKASVDELFAEIVRQMNYAAQPNGDEGCCSACVIL; this is translated from the coding sequence ATGAGAGAGTACAAAGTGGTGGTGCTGGGCTCGGGCGGCGTGGGCAAGTCCGCGCTCACCGTGCAGTTCGTGACGGGCTCCTTCATCGAGAAGTACGACCCGACCATCGAAGACTTCTACCGCAAGGAGATTGAGGTGGACTCGTCGCCGTCGGTGCTGGAGATCCTGGATACGGCGGGCACCGAGCAGTTCGCGTCTATGCGGGACCTGTATATCAAGAACGGCCAGGGCTTCATCTTGGTCTACAGCCTCGTCAACCAGCAGAGCTTCCAGGACATCAAGCCTATGCGGGACCAGATCATCCGCGTGAAGCGGTACGAGCGCGTGCCCATGATCCTGGTGGGCAACAAGGTGGACCTGGAGGGTGAGCGCGAGGTCTCGTACGGGGAGGGCAAGGCCCTGGCTGAGGAGTGGAGCTGCCCCTTCATGGAGACGTCGGCCAAAAACAAAGCCTCGGTAGACGAGCTGTTTGCCGAGATCGTGCGGCAGATGAACTACGCGGCGCAGCCCAACGGTGATGAGGGCTGCTGCTCGGCCTGCGTGATCCTCTGA